One genomic segment of Bremerella sp. JC817 includes these proteins:
- a CDS encoding SDR family oxidoreductase, translated as MSLEGKVALVVGGGSGIGKAIALALAADGAQVAIAGRRFEVLEQVAGESEAEIHCHSVDVADRASVNGLFDFVTKTLGPVDILVNAAGVNIKTRSMAEMTPEQWDQVMQINATGGYNLMYAALPSMREKKDGLIINISSISGKRAYALGGIAYCASKFAMTALGTAAGNEVAVDGVRITNIYPGEVDTPILAQRPNPVTEEHRARMLQPEDFSEVVLAICHLPPRAHVAELIIKPTKQEYT; from the coding sequence ATGTCGTTAGAAGGTAAAGTTGCCCTGGTTGTTGGTGGTGGAAGTGGTATCGGCAAGGCCATTGCCCTGGCTCTCGCCGCCGATGGGGCCCAGGTCGCCATCGCTGGCCGTCGCTTTGAAGTACTGGAACAAGTCGCTGGCGAAAGCGAAGCGGAAATCCATTGCCACAGCGTCGACGTCGCCGATCGAGCCAGCGTGAACGGACTGTTCGACTTCGTCACCAAGACGCTCGGCCCAGTCGATATCCTGGTGAACGCCGCCGGTGTGAATATCAAGACCCGCAGCATGGCCGAGATGACGCCAGAGCAGTGGGACCAGGTCATGCAGATCAACGCCACCGGTGGCTACAACCTGATGTACGCAGCGTTGCCTTCGATGCGTGAAAAGAAGGATGGCCTGATCATCAACATCTCGTCGATCTCGGGCAAACGGGCCTATGCCCTCGGCGGCATCGCCTATTGTGCTTCGAAGTTCGCCATGACCGCTCTCGGCACCGCGGCCGGCAACGAAGTCGCCGTTGATGGTGTTCGCATCACGAACATCTACCCAGGTGAAGTCGACACGCCGATCCTCGCTCAGCGACCCAACCCAGTCACCGAAGAGCACCGTGCCCGCATGCTGCAGCCGGAAGACTTCAGTGAAGTGGTTCTGGCGATCTGTCACCTTCCACCGCGAGCGCACGTTGCAGAATTGATCATCAAGCCAACGAAGCAGGAATACACCTAA
- a CDS encoding enoyl-ACP reductase — protein MGLFTGKKGLIVGVANDRSIAWGIAQKIMEEGGECGFTHLPDKPEDERQKNRRRVSKLTDEYDNAKFLVPLDVQSDENIAEVMKTTESELGKIDFLLHSVAFATIEDIRVPTVQCSRDGFKLAMDISAYSLIALTNAARPLFNEGASVCAMTYFGGEKAVPGYNMMGVCKAALDSIVKYLSFDMGAYSVRVNAISAGPLKTLAASAVGSKEMEDLYAAVSPLNRNISMEEVSNSGAFLLSDMASGITGEILHVDAGYNIMGSPGRMAGEYMKLKKEAEGK, from the coding sequence ATGGGACTATTCACGGGTAAGAAGGGCCTGATCGTCGGCGTCGCGAACGATCGATCGATCGCATGGGGAATCGCGCAGAAGATCATGGAAGAAGGTGGTGAATGTGGCTTCACCCATCTGCCCGATAAACCAGAAGACGAACGCCAGAAGAATCGCCGTCGCGTCTCGAAGCTGACCGATGAGTACGATAACGCCAAGTTCCTGGTCCCGCTCGACGTTCAGTCGGACGAAAACATCGCCGAAGTGATGAAGACCACTGAAAGCGAACTGGGCAAGATCGACTTCCTGTTGCATTCGGTTGCTTTCGCCACGATCGAAGACATCCGCGTGCCAACGGTTCAGTGCAGCCGCGATGGTTTCAAGCTGGCCATGGATATCAGCGCTTACAGCCTGATCGCCCTGACTAACGCCGCTCGCCCACTGTTCAACGAAGGGGCTTCGGTTTGTGCGATGACCTACTTCGGTGGCGAAAAGGCCGTGCCCGGCTACAACATGATGGGTGTCTGCAAGGCAGCCTTGGACAGTATCGTGAAGTATCTGTCGTTTGATATGGGTGCCTACAGTGTTCGTGTCAACGCGATCAGTGCCGGTCCTTTGAAGACGCTGGCCGCCAGTGCCGTCGGGTCGAAGGAAATGGAAGATCTGTACGCCGCTGTTTCGCCGCTCAACCGTAATATCTCGATGGAAGAAGTGAGCAACTCCGGTGCGTTCCTGCTGTCGGACATGGCCAGTGGTATCACCGGCGAAATCCTGCACGTCGATGCTGGTTACAACATCATGGGCAGCCCAGGCCGTATGGCGGGCGAGTACATGAAGCTGAAGAAGGAAGCGGAGGGGAAATAG